One region of gamma proteobacterium HIMB55 genomic DNA includes:
- a CDS encoding pyrroline-5-carboxylate reductase (PFAM: NADP oxidoreductase coenzyme F420-dependent~TIGRFAM: pyrroline-5-carboxylate reductase), producing MSHSAITFIGGGNMAGAIYGGLLDNGFGSNQISVVDPSETAQEQAKSAGLKRVYGTAPDEIEDDLLVLAVKPQIASTVLASLQGKLSEATTVLSIIAGIDAQSLATMLGLADTSTIIRCMPNTPALVNEGMTALLANSQCSEHGQSLAEQVMAAVGKTIWVSQESDLDTVTAISGSGPAYFFLFMESLTEAAIRLGMPPEEARLLAVQTALGSAKLAGASDDKLSQLRNNVTSPGGTTEQAVLSFEQSGLRGVVDDAVLAARKRSIELSEEFGA from the coding sequence GTGAGTCACTCAGCGATCACATTTATTGGCGGCGGTAATATGGCCGGTGCTATTTATGGCGGCTTATTAGACAACGGCTTTGGTTCCAATCAGATCAGCGTCGTTGATCCTTCAGAGACAGCGCAGGAGCAAGCGAAATCCGCTGGACTTAAACGCGTTTACGGCACCGCTCCCGATGAAATCGAGGATGATTTACTGGTGCTCGCAGTAAAACCCCAAATTGCCTCAACGGTGCTAGCGTCACTGCAAGGTAAGCTATCTGAAGCGACCACTGTGCTGTCGATCATCGCGGGGATTGATGCCCAATCGCTAGCAACCATGCTAGGGCTTGCTGACACATCGACGATTATTCGTTGCATGCCCAACACGCCTGCGCTGGTCAATGAGGGTATGACAGCATTGCTCGCCAACAGCCAGTGCTCTGAACATGGTCAGAGTCTCGCAGAGCAAGTCATGGCCGCCGTTGGGAAAACGATTTGGGTTTCGCAAGAGTCGGATCTTGATACGGTAACCGCAATTTCGGGCAGTGGGCCTGCCTATTTCTTCCTGTTCATGGAGAGCTTAACCGAGGCTGCTATCCGGCTAGGTATGCCTCCTGAAGAAGCGCGATTACTTGCGGTGCAAACGGCCTTAGGCTCTGCAAAGTTAGCCGGAGCGAGCGATGACAAGCTGTCGCAACTCCGCAACAATGTGACAAGTCCCGGTGGAACCACAGAGCAAGCGGTACTCTCTTTTGAACAATCCGGGCTTCGCGGCGTCGTTGATGATGCGGTTTTGGCAGCGCGAAAACGATCTATTGAATTGAGTGAGGAATTTGGCGCATGA
- a CDS encoding pyridoxal phosphate enzyme, YggS family (PFAM: Alanine racemase, N-terminal domain~TIGRFAM: pyridoxal phosphate enzyme, YggS family), protein MNVPDLHQNISRIRNRLSKAIDAAQRAPDSVKLIAVSKTKSAEAIKAVYDTGQRDFGENYVSEAIEKMSALESLDICWHFLGPLQSNKTRLVAANFDWIHSVDRVKIAKRLNEQRPDALPPLNVCLQVNIPAEPTKSGVASEAELLDLALAISEMDRLALRGIMAIPAPASDFEQQCAQFNRIAQLLSIPDLPKQMNELSIGMSGDMDAAVAEGATMVRIGTDIFGARYN, encoded by the coding sequence ATGAACGTTCCTGACTTACATCAAAACATATCTCGGATCAGAAACCGACTCTCAAAAGCGATAGATGCCGCTCAAAGAGCACCGGATAGTGTGAAGCTGATCGCAGTAAGTAAAACCAAGTCGGCAGAAGCCATAAAAGCCGTTTACGACACCGGCCAACGCGATTTTGGCGAGAACTATGTCTCCGAGGCCATCGAGAAAATGTCAGCTCTGGAGTCGCTGGATATTTGTTGGCATTTTCTAGGTCCCCTCCAATCGAACAAAACACGACTTGTGGCCGCCAATTTCGACTGGATTCACAGCGTTGACCGAGTAAAGATTGCCAAACGATTGAACGAACAGCGGCCCGATGCGCTGCCACCGCTCAACGTTTGTCTGCAGGTGAACATACCGGCGGAACCAACAAAGTCTGGGGTTGCTTCAGAGGCCGAGTTACTCGATTTGGCGCTCGCGATCAGCGAAATGGATCGCCTTGCCCTGCGAGGAATCATGGCTATCCCTGCACCTGCAAGCGACTTTGAGCAGCAATGTGCACAGTTCAACCGCATCGCGCAGCTTCTGTCTATTCCCGATTTACCAAAGCAAATGAACGAACTTTCGATAGGTATGTCTGGTGATATGGATGCGGCGGTTGCCGAAGGTGCAACCATGGTCAGAATAGGCACAGATATTTTCGGTGCACGGTATAATTAG
- a CDS encoding methionine biosynthesis protein MetW (PFAM: Methionine biosynthesis protein MetW~TIGRFAM: methionine biosynthesis protein MetW), whose translation MLRGDIDTILDWVTQGSRVLDLGCGDGDLLVALTEKKAVSGLGLDIDPENLIAAVDKGLCVVQQNMEDGLSNFNAKSFDVVIIAFSLQVLTRPHSVLERVVDIGNEAIVSFPNFGHWRSRLSLLLSGRMPKTKALPYSWFDTPNIHFCTVADFEQLCDQLQIDIIERKTSGSGHILAKLWPNLFAKSASYRIKRT comes from the coding sequence ATGCTGCGCGGTGACATCGACACGATTCTGGACTGGGTTACGCAAGGCAGTCGGGTGCTCGACCTTGGCTGTGGCGATGGCGATTTGCTGGTTGCGCTGACCGAGAAGAAAGCCGTCTCAGGACTGGGCTTAGATATTGACCCTGAGAACCTCATTGCGGCAGTAGATAAAGGTTTGTGTGTCGTTCAGCAAAATATGGAAGACGGATTATCAAACTTCAATGCTAAGAGCTTCGACGTCGTTATCATTGCCTTCTCGCTGCAAGTGCTTACGCGACCGCACAGCGTGCTTGAACGCGTTGTCGACATTGGTAATGAAGCGATCGTGAGCTTCCCCAATTTCGGTCACTGGCGCTCTCGCCTCTCGCTGTTACTCTCAGGCCGTATGCCAAAAACCAAAGCGCTTCCTTACAGTTGGTTTGATACTCCAAATATCCACTTCTGCACTGTGGCCGATTTTGAGCAACTTTGTGACCAACTACAGATCGATATTATCGAGCGAAAGACATCCGGCAGCGGGCATATATTGGCTAAGCTCTGGCCAAATTTATTTGCCAAGTCCGCGAGCTACAGGATTAAACGCACGTGA
- a CDS encoding homoserine O-acetyltransferase (PFAM: alpha/beta hydrolase fold~TIGRFAM: homoserine O-acetyltransferase), producing the protein MTDAHSQASVGIVEPKSAFFDEPLFLRSGEVLKEYTLVYETYGQLNAEGSNAVLICHALSGNHHAAGYHSEGDAKPGWWDTMIGPGKPIDTNRLFVVSSNNIGGCDGSTGPSSISQSSGRPWGSLFPQVTVEDWVETQKRLAEYLGISHWAAVIGGSLGGMQALEWSVRYPSWLSHCVVLAAAPGLTAQNIAFNEIARQAIFSDPQWMQGDYALSETAPEKGMALARMVGHLTYMSADKMSDRFGRELRQGSFEPDDDEPIFQVESYLRYQGSQFAGRFDANTYVIMTRALDRFDLAARANGNLTEALAKATAEFLVVSFSSDWRFAPSRSQEIANALLASGKKVTYADIESDAGHDGFLLEDDDYMALVSAWMKRVAS; encoded by the coding sequence GTGACTGACGCGCACTCACAAGCGAGCGTGGGTATTGTCGAGCCCAAGTCGGCGTTCTTCGATGAGCCTTTATTTCTAAGATCGGGCGAGGTGCTCAAGGAGTACACGCTCGTCTACGAAACCTATGGCCAGCTAAACGCAGAGGGCAGCAACGCTGTTCTGATTTGCCACGCTTTGTCGGGCAACCATCACGCGGCCGGCTATCACAGCGAAGGCGATGCAAAGCCAGGTTGGTGGGACACCATGATCGGTCCGGGCAAGCCCATTGATACCAACCGCCTGTTCGTTGTGTCCTCAAATAATATCGGTGGCTGCGACGGCTCCACTGGACCATCGAGTATCAGCCAGAGCAGCGGCAGACCCTGGGGCTCGCTCTTCCCACAGGTGACGGTTGAGGACTGGGTAGAAACACAGAAACGTCTTGCTGAGTACTTAGGCATATCGCACTGGGCAGCCGTAATTGGTGGCAGCCTAGGCGGCATGCAAGCTCTCGAGTGGTCGGTGCGCTACCCAAGTTGGCTCAGCCACTGCGTTGTACTCGCCGCTGCACCTGGACTTACCGCACAAAACATCGCTTTCAATGAGATTGCGCGGCAAGCTATTTTTTCAGACCCGCAATGGATGCAGGGGGACTATGCCTTATCGGAAACAGCCCCCGAAAAAGGGATGGCCTTGGCGAGAATGGTAGGGCATTTGACCTATATGTCTGCCGACAAGATGTCAGACAGATTTGGGCGCGAACTTCGTCAAGGCAGCTTTGAACCCGATGACGATGAGCCCATTTTCCAGGTCGAGAGCTACCTCAGATATCAAGGCTCACAATTCGCTGGTCGTTTTGATGCGAATACCTACGTCATCATGACCCGGGCATTGGATCGTTTCGACCTTGCAGCGCGTGCCAATGGAAACCTTACCGAGGCATTAGCGAAAGCAACGGCAGAATTCCTAGTGGTCTCGTTTAGTAGCGACTGGCGTTTTGCCCCGAGCCGCTCACAAGAAATTGCCAACGCACTGCTGGCTTCAGGTAAAAAGGTCACCTATGCAGACATTGAGTCTGACGCGGGACACGATGGCTTTTTACTCGAGGATGACGACTACATGGCCCTTGTCAGCGCTTGGATGAAGAGGGTTGCATCGTGA
- a CDS encoding pilus retraction protein PilT (PFAM: Type II/IV secretion system protein~TIGRFAM: pilus retraction protein PilT): MDITELLAFTAQQNASDLHLSAGLPPMIRVDGDIRRINVPPMDHAQVQSLIYDIMNDQQRRDYEDQLETDFSFEVPGIARFRVNAFNQNRGAGAVFRTIPSTILSLEDLGMPDVLKEFAMMPRGLVLVTGPTGSGKSTTLAGMIDFINEKRFDHILTIEDPIEFLHESKKCLVNQREVNRDTNSFATALRSALREDPDIIMVGEMRDLETIRLALTAAETGHLVFGTLHTTSAAKTVDRIIDVFPAEEKGMVRSMLSESLMAVVSQTLLKRNGGGRVAALEILRGTPAVRNLIREDKVAQMYSAIQTGQSVGMQTMDQSLQQLVDKRLIDVAIARSKARQPDNIV, from the coding sequence ATGGACATTACCGAATTGTTGGCATTTACCGCACAGCAGAATGCGTCAGACCTCCATCTCTCTGCCGGACTGCCACCGATGATTCGCGTTGACGGTGATATTCGCAGAATCAATGTGCCTCCCATGGATCACGCGCAAGTGCAAAGCCTGATCTACGACATCATGAACGACCAGCAGCGTCGGGATTACGAAGACCAGCTCGAAACTGATTTCTCGTTTGAGGTCCCCGGGATCGCACGCTTTAGAGTCAATGCCTTTAATCAAAATCGCGGTGCAGGAGCAGTTTTCCGAACCATTCCCTCAACGATTCTCTCGCTGGAGGACCTCGGTATGCCTGATGTTCTCAAAGAGTTTGCGATGATGCCGCGGGGCCTGGTGTTGGTGACAGGCCCAACCGGGTCGGGCAAGTCGACAACGCTTGCTGGCATGATCGATTTTATTAACGAAAAGCGATTCGACCATATCCTCACCATTGAAGACCCGATCGAATTCCTCCACGAAAGTAAAAAATGCTTAGTGAATCAGCGCGAGGTCAATCGCGACACCAACAGTTTTGCCACGGCACTGCGGTCCGCCTTGCGAGAGGATCCTGACATTATCATGGTCGGGGAGATGCGTGACCTTGAGACCATTCGGCTTGCCTTAACCGCGGCGGAGACGGGGCATTTAGTATTTGGGACACTGCATACAACGTCCGCGGCAAAGACTGTCGACCGAATCATTGATGTATTCCCAGCTGAAGAAAAGGGGATGGTTCGCTCAATGCTATCTGAATCCCTAATGGCTGTAGTATCGCAAACCTTGCTAAAGCGAAACGGGGGTGGTCGGGTTGCTGCACTTGAAATTCTCAGGGGCACCCCCGCCGTGCGCAACTTGATCAGAGAAGACAAAGTGGCGCAGATGTACTCCGCGATTCAAACGGGACAATCGGTGGGCATGCAAACAATGGATCAGAGTTTGCAGCAGTTAGTGGATAAGCGGCTTATCGATGTGGCCATAGCACGCAGTAAAGCGCGTCAGCCGGATAACATTGTCTGA
- a CDS encoding 16S rRNA m(3)U-1498 methyltransferase (PFAM: RNA methyltransferase~TIGRFAM: RNA methyltransferase, RsmE family), whose protein sequence is MRSYRVYSKSDLNVGQSAVLDERSSHHLARVLRVKVDDAVTVFNGDGDNYYSRISAVTKTNVTVDLLSKEDPCNESPLATHLGLAVSKGDRFEWAIKKATELGVSSISPILSQRVDVRLAPERWKKKQDHWQQIVISACEQSGRAVVPEVHPPQPLGGWVETVKADQKFCLHPGLSNALPATPPNSVALLIGPEGGLSDNEVTLASDSGFLGLNLGPRILRTETAPLVALSVVGTHWGDLRAI, encoded by the coding sequence ATGCGCAGTTATCGAGTTTATTCAAAGTCCGATCTCAATGTGGGGCAGTCGGCCGTTCTTGATGAGCGGTCGAGCCATCACCTAGCTCGCGTCCTCAGAGTTAAAGTAGACGACGCCGTCACCGTTTTTAATGGAGACGGCGACAACTATTACTCTCGCATATCTGCTGTTACCAAAACTAATGTCACGGTAGACCTTTTAAGCAAAGAAGATCCGTGTAATGAGTCACCACTTGCTACCCATTTGGGTTTAGCGGTGTCAAAAGGCGATCGCTTCGAGTGGGCGATCAAAAAGGCTACCGAGTTAGGTGTCTCTTCGATATCCCCCATACTGAGCCAACGCGTTGACGTGCGGCTGGCCCCCGAGCGCTGGAAAAAGAAGCAGGATCACTGGCAGCAGATTGTTATTAGTGCCTGCGAGCAGAGTGGCCGCGCCGTCGTTCCCGAAGTGCACCCGCCACAACCACTTGGAGGCTGGGTTGAAACAGTTAAAGCAGACCAGAAGTTTTGTCTACACCCCGGCTTGAGCAATGCGCTCCCCGCAACACCGCCAAACAGCGTCGCGCTTCTGATTGGACCGGAGGGGGGGTTGAGCGATAACGAGGTTACCCTGGCTTCAGACTCTGGGTTTCTTGGCCTGAACTTAGGACCTCGCATCTTGAGAACAGAAACTGCTCCACTCGTCGCCTTGTCTGTCGTTGGTACGCATTGGGGTGACTTAAGAGCGATATAA
- a CDS encoding putative transcriptional regulator (PFAM: Uncharacterized ACR, COG1678): MKVQRTTDSLRGHFLIATPAIESGFFKQTVTYICEHGETGAMGIVINKPLDLQLADIFEHLNIQPLLSHDEVPVMAGGPVKVDRGFVLHSPDRTFDATLKVNADVWLTTSKDVLADIAAGSGPEKHLVALGYAGWSAGQLEQEIAENSWLTVRADEKVLFETAVKQKFEAAGNLLGIDIRLLTQHAGHS, translated from the coding sequence ATGAAAGTACAGCGCACAACCGACAGCTTAAGAGGCCATTTCCTCATTGCGACGCCCGCAATTGAGTCGGGCTTTTTTAAGCAAACGGTGACTTATATCTGCGAGCATGGCGAAACGGGTGCCATGGGGATCGTTATCAACAAACCTCTCGACCTTCAGCTTGCCGATATTTTCGAGCACCTAAACATTCAGCCACTACTGAGTCACGACGAGGTGCCTGTTATGGCAGGGGGGCCCGTAAAAGTCGATCGCGGGTTTGTGCTGCATTCTCCTGATAGAACGTTTGACGCTACGTTAAAGGTCAATGCTGATGTATGGCTGACCACATCAAAAGATGTGCTTGCCGATATCGCGGCGGGATCGGGGCCCGAAAAACACTTAGTTGCCCTCGGCTATGCCGGATGGTCTGCCGGACAGCTTGAGCAGGAAATCGCCGAGAACAGTTGGTTAACTGTAAGGGCAGATGAAAAAGTACTATTTGAGACGGCGGTCAAACAAAAGTTCGAAGCCGCGGGTAATCTGCTGGGCATCGATATTCGGCTGCTCACGCAGCACGCGGGTCATAGCTAA
- a CDS encoding TonB family protein (PFAM: Gram-negative bacterial tonB protein~TIGRFAM: TonB family C-terminal domain), with protein sequence MQAEYDVSGSMPAATGVSIAIHIVFALLISSSIASSVNTYRSSAVTVVLTPSKQAPNEASHLASQHQIASMGEMQTPLKEQSATTKLAIMQALAVETTDPNDLAAEVQKLKSDLTQMQETKAQNTRLGSVAARRALDADYLQRWVSRVEKFGNAALGNVGSARGDVRLLVVVDKLGILLDVTVLDSSGFPHLDRAAVRTVQDAAPYPAFPPALSAQVDKLEIVRTWQFRP encoded by the coding sequence GTGCAGGCTGAGTACGATGTATCGGGTAGCATGCCTGCAGCAACAGGCGTGTCCATTGCCATCCATATTGTTTTTGCGCTGCTGATATCGAGCTCTATTGCCTCCTCAGTCAATACATACCGCTCCAGTGCCGTCACTGTTGTGCTAACACCCAGCAAACAGGCGCCGAACGAAGCCTCTCACTTGGCGAGCCAACATCAAATCGCGAGTATGGGCGAGATGCAGACACCCCTTAAAGAGCAATCTGCGACAACGAAGCTGGCGATCATGCAAGCACTCGCAGTCGAGACCACCGACCCCAACGATTTAGCTGCAGAAGTGCAGAAGCTAAAGAGCGATCTGACCCAAATGCAGGAAACAAAAGCTCAGAACACCCGCCTTGGCAGTGTCGCTGCCCGAAGGGCGCTTGATGCGGATTATCTTCAGCGCTGGGTTAGTCGAGTCGAGAAGTTTGGGAATGCAGCACTTGGTAATGTCGGCAGTGCAAGAGGGGACGTCCGATTACTTGTCGTGGTTGATAAATTGGGGATTCTCCTAGATGTCACCGTGCTCGACTCTTCCGGCTTTCCTCATTTGGATCGCGCAGCTGTGAGAACTGTGCAAGATGCAGCGCCATACCCAGCATTTCCTCCCGCATTGAGTGCACAAGTCGATAAACTAGAGATTGTGAGGACCTGGCAGTTCAGACCATGA
- a CDS encoding pilus retraction protein PilT (PFAM: Type II/IV secretion system protein~TIGRFAM: pilus retraction protein PilT), which translates to MELTEFLELVVEKNASDGFAAVGSAPIFKVNGDLLAEGDLVLSADDVRALIQVSMTAKQFEDYSINRDANYAIEHPSLGRFRASAYVQREQPALVVRRIHHEIPSFDQLGLPSQLKELSLLKQGLVMIVGATGSGKSSTLASMVDYRNENRRDHIITVEDPIEFVHSHKQSIISQREVGVDTDSFEVALKTALRQAPNVVMIGEVRDAETMRIALSYAETGHLCLCTLHAGGAKQALERIQSFFPEEHVRRLWMDLSINLRAIVAQQLLQKRDGSGRVVAVELMLSSLLMQEHIRAGNVEKISELIKRSSEYGMQTFDQAIISLFKQGVISVEQALRAADSENDVRLAIKLDSPLGRKDGRQAFDVEAPTGAHVDKWWQDQ; encoded by the coding sequence ATGGAATTAACGGAATTTCTTGAGCTGGTTGTAGAGAAGAATGCTTCCGATGGTTTTGCTGCCGTTGGGTCCGCCCCAATTTTTAAGGTCAATGGCGATCTCTTGGCTGAGGGTGATCTGGTTTTGTCAGCGGATGATGTCAGGGCGTTGATTCAAGTGAGTATGACGGCAAAACAGTTTGAGGATTACTCGATCAATCGCGACGCTAACTACGCTATAGAACACCCCAGTCTTGGGCGTTTTCGCGCAAGCGCTTATGTGCAGCGTGAGCAGCCTGCGCTGGTGGTTCGCCGGATTCATCATGAGATCCCCAGTTTTGACCAGCTGGGCCTGCCATCTCAGCTCAAAGAATTAAGCTTGCTTAAGCAGGGCTTGGTCATGATTGTTGGTGCAACGGGCTCGGGTAAGTCATCAACCCTGGCCTCGATGGTGGACTATCGCAATGAAAATCGGCGGGATCACATCATTACCGTTGAGGACCCTATCGAGTTTGTTCATAGCCATAAGCAGTCGATCATTAGTCAGCGCGAAGTGGGTGTTGATACAGACTCCTTTGAGGTAGCACTCAAAACAGCGCTTCGCCAGGCCCCCAATGTGGTCATGATTGGTGAGGTTCGCGATGCAGAGACAATGAGAATTGCGCTGTCTTATGCTGAGACCGGACATTTATGTTTGTGCACCCTCCACGCCGGCGGAGCAAAGCAAGCGCTAGAGCGCATTCAAAGCTTCTTCCCAGAGGAGCACGTCCGTCGCTTGTGGATGGACCTATCGATCAACCTTCGTGCAATTGTTGCGCAGCAACTGCTTCAAAAACGCGATGGTAGTGGTCGTGTTGTTGCTGTTGAACTTATGCTGTCGTCACTTCTGATGCAGGAGCATATCCGCGCTGGGAATGTCGAAAAGATAAGCGAGCTCATCAAGCGATCCTCTGAGTACGGGATGCAGACCTTTGACCAGGCGATTATTTCCTTGTTCAAGCAAGGCGTAATCAGTGTCGAACAGGCGCTGCGGGCAGCAGATTCTGAGAACGATGTCCGTCTGGCGATTAAGCTTGATTCACCGCTCGGGCGAAAGGATGGCCGGCAGGCGTTTGATGTCGAGGCGCCTACAGGCGCACATGTTGATAAATGGTGGCAGGATCAATAG
- a CDS encoding RNAse H-fold protein YqgF (PFAM: Uncharacterised protein family (UPF0081)~TIGRFAM: RNAse H-fold protein YqgF): MSDVSAYLCFDYGLKNIGVALGNTLTKEARPIAILAANNGKPRWEEIEALVTEWQPKALIVGNPIDEDGGPTELSAKAAKFARQLEGRLGLGATLHDERFSSKEAKLRAKESGHKGDFVKQPIDDLAAAIILESWLNRESY; this comes from the coding sequence ATGTCGGATGTTTCCGCTTACCTGTGCTTTGATTACGGCCTGAAAAACATTGGTGTTGCACTCGGCAACACCCTTACGAAAGAAGCGAGACCCATAGCTATCTTAGCAGCGAACAACGGAAAGCCTCGCTGGGAGGAAATAGAAGCCTTAGTCACAGAATGGCAGCCAAAGGCATTAATCGTCGGCAACCCAATCGACGAAGACGGTGGGCCCACTGAACTCTCAGCGAAAGCTGCCAAATTTGCCCGTCAGCTAGAGGGACGGCTGGGTCTTGGGGCGACGCTTCACGATGAGCGGTTTAGCTCTAAAGAAGCTAAGTTACGGGCGAAAGAATCAGGCCACAAAGGCGATTTTGTAAAGCAACCAATCGATGACCTGGCCGCCGCTATCATTCTTGAGAGCTGGCTGAACCGCGAAAGCTATTGA
- a CDS encoding YGGT family protein (PFAM: YGGT family), whose amino-acid sequence MNNALSDIAITIASPLFSLALFLIAMRFLGQLCGVSPYNPISIGIRKITNPIVAPINRLIPAGKRLNIGAIVALILCQTAYIAVILWILSRFDNFNIVPALIWSVLGAAGLLINIIFYSVLAIIVVSFLAPQSNHPAVEFLWQLTEPVMAPLRSLIPPMGGLDFSPILLFIGINVIRVSLANMAVTVGMPTFVIGI is encoded by the coding sequence ATGAACAATGCCTTGTCTGACATTGCTATCACAATCGCCTCGCCCTTATTCAGCCTAGCACTTTTTCTCATTGCAATGCGCTTTCTTGGTCAGCTTTGTGGCGTCAGTCCCTACAACCCGATTTCTATAGGGATTCGAAAAATAACAAACCCAATCGTTGCACCCATAAACCGTCTCATTCCAGCGGGCAAGCGATTGAACATCGGTGCGATCGTTGCACTTATCCTCTGCCAAACAGCTTACATCGCTGTCATCTTGTGGATCTTGAGCCGTTTTGACAACTTCAATATCGTTCCAGCCCTTATCTGGAGTGTGTTAGGTGCCGCAGGCCTGCTCATCAACATTATTTTTTACAGCGTGCTGGCGATCATCGTAGTGAGCTTCCTCGCTCCACAGAGTAATCACCCAGCAGTGGAATTTTTGTGGCAACTCACGGAGCCTGTCATGGCGCCACTCCGAAGTCTCATTCCACCCATGGGGGGACTCGATTTTTCACCGATCCTGCTATTCATCGGTATCAACGTTATTCGGGTGTCTCTAGCAAACATGGCCGTTACAGTTGGCATGCCGACCTTTGTGATTGGAATTTAA
- a CDS encoding glutathione synthetase (PFAM: Prokaryotic glutathione synthetase, N-terminal domain; Prokaryotic glutathione synthetase, ATP-grasp domain~TIGRFAM: glutathione synthetase, prokaryotic), giving the protein MGLRIGVLMDPISGINTKKDTTLGLLRAATKAGHELVYLEQKDLFIKAGETFANLQPLEVFESDDDWYALSDSYTASLSSLDVVLMRKDPPFDMEFFYTTQLLEDAERRGTLIVNRCESLRNCNEKLFATQFPQCCPPLLVSRDQDALKQFHSEHGDVIYKPLDGMGGQSIFRVSENDPNLNVILETLTRNGGETIMAQRCLPEIKSGDKRILMVNGEAVPFCLARLPMAGENRGNLAAGGSGVVQPLSERDQWIAAQVGPTLREKGLLFVGLDVIGDYLTEINVTSPTCMREIDRAENTQIAEKVIAAIEVALVEHRAG; this is encoded by the coding sequence ATGGGACTGCGCATTGGGGTGTTAATGGACCCCATCTCTGGCATCAACACCAAAAAAGATACGACCTTGGGCCTGCTGCGCGCAGCGACGAAGGCTGGGCATGAGCTCGTATACCTTGAGCAGAAAGACCTTTTCATCAAAGCGGGCGAGACGTTCGCAAACCTCCAGCCACTCGAGGTTTTCGAGAGCGACGATGACTGGTACGCACTGAGTGATAGCTACACAGCATCGCTATCATCGCTAGACGTGGTTCTGATGCGGAAAGACCCGCCCTTTGATATGGAGTTCTTCTATACCACCCAGCTGCTTGAAGATGCTGAGCGCAGAGGCACTCTTATTGTTAATCGGTGCGAGAGCTTGAGAAACTGCAATGAGAAGTTATTTGCCACTCAATTTCCTCAGTGCTGCCCACCGCTTTTGGTATCGCGTGACCAGGATGCTCTCAAGCAATTCCATAGCGAACACGGTGACGTCATCTACAAGCCACTCGACGGTATGGGTGGGCAATCCATATTCAGAGTGAGCGAGAACGACCCCAATCTGAACGTGATACTTGAGACATTGACGCGAAACGGCGGCGAAACAATCATGGCTCAACGCTGCCTCCCAGAGATCAAGTCAGGGGATAAGCGCATTCTCATGGTCAACGGCGAGGCGGTACCCTTTTGCCTGGCGCGACTACCCATGGCAGGGGAGAATCGCGGAAATCTAGCAGCGGGTGGCTCGGGTGTTGTACAGCCGCTATCAGAGCGAGATCAATGGATCGCCGCGCAGGTAGGTCCAACATTACGCGAGAAGGGCCTTTTGTTTGTTGGTCTTGACGTCATTGGCGACTACCTCACGGAAATCAATGTGACGAGCCCAACCTGTATGCGCGAGATTGATCGTGCGGAAAACACCCAAATTGCCGAGAAAGTCATCGCCGCTATCGAAGTTGCGTTGGTGGAGCACCGTGCAGGCTGA